In the Candidatus Cloacimonadota bacterium genome, CTGCATCGAAGCGGGATCGGACGCCGATTTCGTGATCTACGACCCCCACGCGACCACCAGCTTCACCGCCCCCGACGGCAGTTCCCACAGCCTGGAAGGGAGCCTCGAATCCGTCTGGCTGCGCGGCAAAAAAGTGGTGAACAAGGGCAAGGTCGCCCCCGCCACGGGAAAAGCCCTGTCCCGCAGCACCAATCCCAAACGCCGCCACAACAACACCACCTGGATCTAACACCTTGTTTAGGAGGATAAATGGATCAGCTTGAATATCTGAAAAGCGTCCTGGATCAGCATCCCGAGCTGCAGTACAGCATCTCGCAGCGCCATTGGTCCACCGATTTTCTGCGCTTTTACCACAGCGAGACCAACTACAACATCAGCAAGGACAACATCACTCTCGCGGCGGAGCTCTACAAGGGCAAAAAGTCCTTCAGCTTCGCGATCGAAAACCCTGAACGCGGCAGAACCGATGCCGCCGTGCGCGACGCGCTGGAGGTGATCGACAAACTGCCCGAAGATCCCGATTTCGTGGATCTGGAAAACGACCTCACCCTGGCTGAACCGCGCGCGGTGAAAAACAACATCGAAGCCATTCCGCTGGAGCTGAAAACCAGGATCCTGGCCAACGTCTCCGCCGCCGCCGCCATGTATGATTTTGACATCTTCGGCACCTTCATCTGCAACCACCAGACCCTCCGGCTGATCAACAGCAACGGGCTGGACAAGAGCAGCGTGAGTTCGCCCATCTATCTGGAGGTGAAGGCCGTGCACAACAAATCCCAGGTGACCGTGCTGGAAACCTTCGGCGGCGAGGATTTTGACTTTTTCAACGAACAGGCCTTCACCGAGGACCTGGTGCAAAAGATCCTGTACTGCGCGAACCCGGTGGTGGACGTGGAGCCCGGCCAATACGACGTTGTGCTGGCCCCGCGCTGCCTGGCGGAATTCACCCAATACCTGGCCTATGGCATGAGCGCCCGCGCCCTGGACCAGCACAGCAGCTGGTTCGAGGGCAAGCTGGACGAGCAGGTGTTCCCAGCCCACATCAGCATTGTGGACGACCCTTCCGACCCCCGCATGATCCGGGCTGACTACGGCTCCGACGGCCACATCTACCGCCGCCTGCCCCTGGTGGAAAAAGGCGTGTTCCGCGCCTTCCTCTGCAACAACTACTTCGCCCACAAAACCGGACTGCCCAAAAACGGCAACACCGCTTCCTGCCTCAAGATCGAGCCCGGCGACAAAACCCTGGAGGAGATGATCGGCGGCATCAAACGCGGGCTGTATATCTCCAGCCTCCACTACATGAACTTCATCAACCCCCGCGAAACCTCGCTCACCGGCCTCACCCGCGACGGCACCTTCCTGATCGAGAACGGCCGCGTAACCAAGGTGGTGAACAACCTGCGCTTCACCGAACGCATCGAACGCATCCTGAACAACGTGGTGGAGCTGGAAGACCACTGCGCCACCGTGCCCTTCTCCGGAAACTATGCCAGCTTCGAGATCGAGACGGTGAAAGCGCCTCACGCCCGGGTGAAGGATTTCAACGTGACATCCTCAACCAAAACCATCTAGGAGGAACTCCATGGAACTGCTTATCAGACAAACCCTCAATAAACTCGCCCTGCCCGAGGTCAGCTTCGCCGATGTGCGCGTAACCCGCACCGACGAGGAAGGGATCTATTTCATGAACGGATTTCTGCGCAACTACGGCAGCAGCATGGATTCCACCGCCATCGGCATCCGCGTGCTGATCGGCGGCTGCTGGGGCTTTGCCGGATCCCGCGATCTGAGCGGGGCCGCCATCGACCGCCTGGTGCAAACGGCCGTCTCCAACGCCCGCCAGGGGGCCAATTTCATCCGCGGCAAAGTGGAATTCCCCGCCCTACCAGGCATCCGGGCCGAGTATCACCACCAGCCCCAGATCGACCCTTTCAAAATGCCCAAGGAAGAAAAGACCGAATTCCTGCGCCAACTGGCCGAAGCCATCAAACCAGCCGGCAAGATCGTCCACTCGATGGTTTCCGCTCAGTTCATGCGCCAGACAAAATACTACGCCAACAGCGAGGGAACCTATTCCCACACTTCATATTACAACACCCTGCCGATGATGGAGGTGATCGCCTCCGACGGCGGCCAGATCCAGTCCCGAACCTGGCCCGGCCACATGAGTGCCGGCCGCGGCGGCTTTGAGCTCTTCACCCAGCAAAAATTCGCCGAAAACACCGACCGCATCATGAAAGAGGCCATCGATCTGCTGGACGCGCCCACCATCACGGACGACCGCGCCGACATCATCATCAATAGCGGCCATCTGGCCCTGCAGCTGCACGAATCGGTGGGACACGCCACCGAGGCCGACCGCATTTTCGGCATGGAGATCTCCTACGCCGGCAAAACCTTCATCAAACCGGAAATGCTGGGCTCCTTCCAATACGGCTCGCCGCTGGTGAACATCTACAGCGACAGCACCGACCCCAAGGGCCTCGGCTACCATCCCGTGGACGACGAAGGCGTGCCCGGCCAGAAAGTGGACATCATCAAGGACGGCATCCTGGTGAACCAGCAAACCTCGCGCCAGATCGCGCAGCTACTGGGACTGCAACCCTCCTCGAACATGAAGGCCTCCTACGCCGACGATTTCCCCCTCGTGCGCATGACCAATTTCTGCCTCGCCCCCGGCCAGGGCTCCCTGGAAGAACTGATCGCCAGCACCGAACACGGCTATCTGCTGGATTTCACCAAAACCTGGAGCATCGACGACAACCGCAACAACTTCCAGTTCACCACCGAGATCGGCTACCGCATCGAGGGCGGCAAGATCACCGGCATCGTGAAGGAACCCACCTATTTCGGCATCACCAAGGATTTCTGGAACTCCTGCGACGCCGTCTGCGGCCCGGAGGAATGGGGCTACCACAGCACCTTCCACTGCGGCAAGGGCGAGCCCGGGCAGGTGATGCAGCTCTCCCACGGCGTGGCCCCCGCCCGTTTCAAAAACATCAATGTGAGCGTGAAGATCTGAACCCACCCGCGCCACCCCAAACCAATACAAATCAAGAGCATCCCCGCCGCCAAACCGGCGGCGGAGAGCGCAAGGAGAAAAAATGAAAGCATTCCAAGTGATCATGTCCCTTTTGATCCTGGCCGCCCTGCTGGTCTCAGGCTACGTCGCCTGGCTGACCTACAAGGACATGCAAAAGAAAGCGGCTCCGCTGCCCATCGAGGCCTTCGAAGCCCATCTGAAGAAAAACAACCCCAACCCCATCAAGATCCAAGGCTGGTTCTCTGATCAGGATCAGACGAACATTTTGCTGGAAGTTGTCACTCCGGATACCACCCAAACCCTCCAGGACATGGCAGCGTTTAAAAAACTGCAAACCGCCAAGGGGGAAGAGTGGTATCAAATGGGCCAGAACGAATGGGTTAAAGTGGATACCACGCCCATGGCCAAACAACCGGCCGCCAAATAGCCACATCCTTTCTGCCTCAGCTTTGAGGCGAGTTTTCACAACCCGCCGTCCCCGATCCGGGACGGCAGTTTTTTTATGATCGATTCGATCCGGCTTGTTGTGGTGTTTTCCCTGCCTGGACTGGTTTTCGGGGTTTGAACCGCCCTTAGCCCCCTCCGATCCGCCTCCCCTTGGCCTCCCGCTGAGTTCCCGCATCTCAGGCGGGAAGTCAACGGGAAGTGAGTGAGAGGTGAATGGGAGGGGGCTAAGGACGGAAAGCCAGACTGACCCGTGAACTTCCCGGCCTCTGTCAGCAATAAACCGGTCCACTTCACCCGGCCTCCGTAAATAGTGGGTAACGTTTTTGCCGATTGTCAAGCGGGTATGACGATGTGCAACCGGGAAAAGGAGAAAGGGTTGGCCCGCAGATCAGAGTGATTTTGCTGGCAGCTGAAACATGCTTACTCGCATGTGTTTTGGCTGGGTTGGGAACATACCTTTGTTTTCGTGCCCCTGTAACTCTGTTCCTCTGTTTTGATAAAATCCTCTGCTTCTCTCCGAATTGATGATCCCCTGGAAACCGGAGCTCAATTCCCGGAATAGCGCAGCAGGGTGTTGCAGACCCGCGCGTGCCATTTTTTGGCGTTGGCGATGCTGCTCACGTTGTTGCAGATGATCACGAAGGCGT is a window encoding:
- a CDS encoding TldD/PmbA family protein; this translates as MDQLEYLKSVLDQHPELQYSISQRHWSTDFLRFYHSETNYNISKDNITLAAELYKGKKSFSFAIENPERGRTDAAVRDALEVIDKLPEDPDFVDLENDLTLAEPRAVKNNIEAIPLELKTRILANVSAAAAMYDFDIFGTFICNHQTLRLINSNGLDKSSVSSPIYLEVKAVHNKSQVTVLETFGGEDFDFFNEQAFTEDLVQKILYCANPVVDVEPGQYDVVLAPRCLAEFTQYLAYGMSARALDQHSSWFEGKLDEQVFPAHISIVDDPSDPRMIRADYGSDGHIYRRLPLVEKGVFRAFLCNNYFAHKTGLPKNGNTASCLKIEPGDKTLEEMIGGIKRGLYISSLHYMNFINPRETSLTGLTRDGTFLIENGRVTKVVNNLRFTERIERILNNVVELEDHCATVPFSGNYASFEIETVKAPHARVKDFNVTSSTKTI
- a CDS encoding TldD/PmbA family protein produces the protein MELLIRQTLNKLALPEVSFADVRVTRTDEEGIYFMNGFLRNYGSSMDSTAIGIRVLIGGCWGFAGSRDLSGAAIDRLVQTAVSNARQGANFIRGKVEFPALPGIRAEYHHQPQIDPFKMPKEEKTEFLRQLAEAIKPAGKIVHSMVSAQFMRQTKYYANSEGTYSHTSYYNTLPMMEVIASDGGQIQSRTWPGHMSAGRGGFELFTQQKFAENTDRIMKEAIDLLDAPTITDDRADIIINSGHLALQLHESVGHATEADRIFGMEISYAGKTFIKPEMLGSFQYGSPLVNIYSDSTDPKGLGYHPVDDEGVPGQKVDIIKDGILVNQQTSRQIAQLLGLQPSSNMKASYADDFPLVRMTNFCLAPGQGSLEELIASTEHGYLLDFTKTWSIDDNRNNFQFTTEIGYRIEGGKITGIVKEPTYFGITKDFWNSCDAVCGPEEWGYHSTFHCGKGEPGQVMQLSHGVAPARFKNINVSVKI